A single window of Populus nigra chromosome 17, ddPopNigr1.1, whole genome shotgun sequence DNA harbors:
- the LOC133677686 gene encoding probable pectinesterase 8 isoform X2, producing MSLRNISFTLLVSLLAIMASAVFISPNLSLLHQLIELGLATFSSPIIATFIPYSIGGRRHHHHHNKHPSDGKIVNICEDFPPDFPPPDTNTTSTICVDRNGCCNFTTVQSAVDSVMNFSQKRTIIWINSGIYYEKVTVLKYKQNITFQGQGYTSTAIVWNDTAKSSNGTFYSGSVQVFSNNFIAKNISFMNVAPIPSPGDIGAQAVAFRISGDQAFFLGCGFFGAQDTLHDDRGRHYFKDCYIQGSIDFIFGNARSLYENCQLISMANPVAPGAKGINGAVTAHGRISKDENTGFAFVNCTLGGTGRIWLGLFSMENTIVWVLEPI from the exons atgagtctcAGAAACATTTCTTTCACTCTCCTGGTTTCCCTTTTGGCAATTATGGCATCAGCTGTTTTTATCAGTCCAAACCTTTCTCTTTTGCACCAACTCATTGAACTTGGTTTGGCCACTTTTTCATCGCCTATTATTGCAACTTTCATTCCATATAGCATTGGAGGTCGCCGtcatcaccaccaccataaTAAACACCCTAGTGATGGAAAAATAGTCAACATTTGTGAAGATTTCCCTCCTGACTTCCCCCCTCCAGACACCAACACAACCTCAACCATTTGTGTCGATCGAAACGGATGCTGTAATTTCACGACAGTTCAATCAGCTGTTGATTCGGTCATGAATTTTAGTCAGAAAAGAACCATAATTTGGATCAATTCTGGCATTTACTA TGAGAAAGTCACCGTTCTAAAGTACAAACAGAACATTACATTCCAAGGACAGGGCTATACATCAACTGCAATTGTATGGAATGACACTGCAAAATCTTCTAATGGGACATTTTATAGCGGTTCTGTTCAAGTTTTCTCGAACAACTTCATTGCTAAGAACATAAGTTTCATG AATGTGGCTCCAATTCCAAGCCCCGGTGATATTGGAGCCCAAGCAGTGGCGTTTAGAATATCTGGAGACCAAGCTTTCTTTCTGGGCTGTGGATTCTTTGGAGCACAAGACACCCTTCATGATGATAGAGGTCGCCATTACTTTAAGGATTGTTATATCCAAGGctctattgatttcatcttTGGCAATGCAAGGTCACTCTATGAG AATTGCCAGTTGATTTCTATGGCTAACCCAGTAGCTCCAGGAGCAAAAGGCATAAATGGAGCAGTAACAGCACACGGTAGAATTTCCAAGGATGAAAACACAGGTTTTGCCTTTGTAAATTGCACCTTAGGAGGTACAGGAAGAATATGGCTAG GACTGTTTTCTATGGAGAATACAATTGTTTGGGTGCTGGAGCCAATATGA
- the LOC133677665 gene encoding choline-phosphate cytidylyltransferase 1-like, whose product MAETEQQEKKMMNGNGCKVSCHSNSDPSTLPPPSDRPVRVYADGIYDLFHFGHARSLEQAKKSFPNTYLLVGCCNDDTTHKYKGKTVMTEDERYESLRHCKWVDEVIPDAPWVIDQEFLDKHNIDYVAHDSLPYADASGAGKDVYEFVKKVGRFKETKRTDGISTSDIIMRIVKDYNQYVLRNLDRGYSRKELGVSYVKEKRLRVNMRLKKLQEKVKEQQEKVGEKIQIVTMHRNEWVENADRWVAGFLEMFEEGCHKMGTAIRDRIQERLRGQQSSRLLENGKENSEDEEEEYYDDDDDDDDDDYDDEEEYFDDEEYYAETYNKDAKIKN is encoded by the exons ATGGCAGAGACAGAACAGcaagagaagaagatgatgaatgGAAATGGCTGCAAAGTCTCTTGTCATTCGAATTCTGATCCTTCAACACTACCACCACCGTCTGATCGTCCTGTTCGTGTTTATGCTGATGGGATCTATGATCTCTTCCATTTTGGCCACGCTCGCTCCCTTGAACAAGCCAAAAAATC GTTTCCAAACACGTACTTGCTCGTAGGATGTTGCAATGATGATACCACACACAAGTACAAGGGCAAAACCGTTATGACAGAGGATGAACGTTATGAATCTCTTCGCCATTGCaa GTGGGTAGACGAAGTCATTCCTGATGCTCCTTGGGTTATCGATCAAGAATTTCTTGACAAGCACAATATTGACTATGTTGCTCATGATTCTCTACC GTATGCCGATGCCAGTGGAGCTGGAAAGGATGTCTATGAATTT GTAAAAAAAGTTGGGAGATTCAAGGAAACGAAAAGAACTGATGGCATTTCTACATCGGACATTATAATGAGGATTGTTAAAGACTACAACCAGTATGTGCTGCGTAACTTGGATCGAGGATATTCAAGAAAAGAGCTTGGTGTTAGCTACGTAAAG GAAAAGCGACTGAGGGTGAACatgagattgaaaaaactaCAAGAGAAAGTGAAGGAACAACAAGAAAAAGTTGGAGAAAAG ATTCAAATTGTCACAATGCACCGTAATGAATGGGTGGAAAATGCTGATCGCTGGGTTGCTGGATTTCTTGAGATGTTTGAAGAAGGTTGCCATAAAATG GGCACTGCCATTAGGGATCGAATTCAAGAGCGATTGAGAGGGCAGCAATCAAGCAGGCTGCTGGAAAATGGCAAGGAGAACAGTgaagatgaagaggaagaatattatgatgacgatgacgacgacgacgacgatgaTTATGACGATGAAGAAGAATATTTTGACGATGAAGAATACTATGCTGAGACATATAACAAAGAtgcaaaaattaagaattag
- the LOC133676960 gene encoding anthocyanidin 3-O-glucosyltransferase 2-like encodes MKKAELVFIPTPVISHLVSTVEVAKLLVDRDERLSITFLIMKLRSDPKIDRFINSVSTACNRIRFIDLPKDEPDPNQPRKFLFSLIEAQKSHVTEEVCKLVSQSESSPDSPPLAGFVLDMFCTSMIDVANEFGVPSYIFLTSGAAFLGLQFYVQALHDDRKVDPTEYKGSDVELVMPCLANPLPAKVLPSVMLNKESLPNIISRARRLRETKGIIINTFEELESHAINSFSNGNTPPVYPVGPILNLNRHGDRDEESDNRKDIKQWLDDQPVSSVVYLCFGSMGSFDVDQVKEIAWGLEQSGHRFLWSLRQPPPKGKIEPPSDYTNPREVLPEGFLDRTANIGKIIGWAPQTDILAHPSVRGFVSHCGWNSILESIWFGVPIAAWPLYAEQQLNAFQIIVELGLGVEIKMDYRKDLYSDGNENVISAGEIERGVRCLMELCDEKREKLKEMSGKGRKALENGGSSFTWLGRFIEDSVDHLP; translated from the coding sequence ATGAAGAAAGCTGAGCTGGTCTTCATACCAACACCAGTTATAAGCCACCTTGTATCCACAGTGGAGGTAGCGAAGCTTCTTGTAGACCGTGATGAGAGGCTTTCAATCACCTTCCTCATCATGAAACTACGTTCTGACCCCAAGATTGATAGGTTTATAAATTCAGTGAGTACAGCCTGTAATCGTATCCGGTTCATTGACTTGCCTAAAGATGAGCCTGATCCAAACCAACCCAGGaagtttctcttttctttgattGAAGCCCAGAAATCCCATGTCACAGAAGAAGTCTGTAAGCTTGTGAGTCAGTCGGAGTCAAGCCCTGACTCGCCTCCTCTTGCTGGGTTTGTTCTTGATATGTTTTGTACATCTATGATAGATGTGGCCAATGAATTTGGTGTTCCATCATATATTTTCCTTACGTCAGGTGCAGCTTTTCTTGgccttcaattttatgttcagGCTCTTCACGATGACCGGAAAGTTGACCCTACTGAGTACAAGGGCTCGGATGTTGAGTTGGTCATGCCGTGTTTGGCAAATCCTCTTCCAGCTAAGGTCTTGCCTTCTGTTATGCTTAACAAAGAGTCGCTGCCAAATATCATCAGTCGAGCTAGAAGGTTGAGAGAAACTAAGGGTATTATAATAAACACATTTGAAGAGCTGGAATCTCATGCGATCAACTCCTTTTCTAATGGTAATACCCCTCCGGTATATCCAGTGGGTCCCATTTTAAACCTTAATAGACATGGTGATCGTGATGAAGAGTCTGATAACCGCAAAGACATCAAGCAATGGCTTGATGATCAGCCCGTGTCCTCAGTAGTCTATCTATGCTTCGGCAGCATGGGGAGTTTCGATGTGGATCAGGTGAAGGAAATCGCATGGGGGCTAGAGCAGAGCGGCCACCGATTCTTGTGGTCTCTACGTCAGCCACCACCGAAAGGCAAGATAGAACCTCCAAGCGATTACACTAATCCTCGGGAGGTCTTACCTGAAGGATTTTTGGATCGGACGGCTAACATTGGAAAAATAATTGGTTGGGCCCCACAGACAGATATTTTGGCCCATCCATCCGTACGAGGTTTTGTCTCCCACTGTGGATGGAACTCTATATTGGAAAGCATATGGTTTGGCGTTCCAATTGCCGCGTGGCCATTATATGCAGAGCAACAACTGAATGCCTTTCAAATAATTGTCGAGCTCGGATTGGGAGTGGAGATTAAAATGGATTATAGAAAGGACTTGTACTCGGATGGTAATGAAAATGTCATTAGTGCCGGGGAGATCGAGAGAGGAGTAAGGTGTTTAATGGAGCTTTGCGATGAGAAGAGGGAGAAGTTGAAGGAGATGAGTGGAAAGGGCAGGAAGGCTTTGGAGAACGGTGGATCCTCGTTCACTTGGTTAGGTCGTTTCATTGAAGATTCGGTGGACCACCTACCATGA
- the LOC133676999 gene encoding heavy metal-associated isoprenylated plant protein 8, translating to MGKGGKEGNAAQNGARCQQRNGEAVVTPHEEHKEENKVENKGKEIVLKAYMHCQGCADKILHILKGFEGVEEVKMDSKQNKVMVKGPKADPSKVLERLQGKYSRNVELISPKLKPSAQDKKEPEKKQVPQVKIAVLKMNMHCEGCAHGIKKNVLRMEGVSSVEPDMKNSQVTVRGAFDPPKLAQKIMEKLGIHVEILKQQNQAAPKDKNNNNSNNNRNMFHYPPQNSQEYVYPCPIFSDENVFSCSMM from the exons ATGGGAAAG GGGGGGAAAGAAGGTAATGCAGCACAAAATGGAGCTCGCTGCCAGCAAAGGAATGGAGAGGCAGTCGTGACGCCACATGAGGAGcacaaagaagaaaacaaagtaGAAAACAAGGGAAAAGAAATTGTGTTGAAAGCTTACATGCATTGCCAAGGATGTGCTGATAAAATCTTACATATCCTGAAAGGATTTGAAG GTGTGGAAGAAGTTAAGATGGATAGCAAACAGAACAAGGTAATGGTGAAGGGACCGAAGGCTGATCCATCGAAAGTTTTGGAGAGACTTCAAGGAAAATACAGTAGAAATGTTGAACTCATATCTCCAAAACTAAAACCCAGTGCTCAAGATAAAAAAGAgccagaaaaaaaacaagtg CCTCAAGTAAAGATAGCGGTGCTGAAAATGAATATGCATTGTGAAGGTTGTGCTCATGGCATCAAGAAAAACGTATTGAGAATGGAAG GAGTTTCGAGTGTGGAGCCAGATATGAAGAATTCTCAAGTGACTGTCAGGGGAGCTTTCGATCCACCAAAACTTGCCCAGAAAATTATGGAAAAGCTGGGGATTCATGTTGAGATACTAAAGCAACAGAACCAGGCAGCACCGaaggataaaaataacaataacagcAACAATAATAGGAATATGTTTCACTATCCTCCTCAAAATTCCCAAGAATATGTTTATCCTTGTCCAATATTCAGtgatgaaaatgttttttcatgttCAATGATGTAA
- the LOC133677686 gene encoding probable pectinesterase 8 isoform X1 — translation MSLRNISFTLLVSLLAIMASAVFISPNLSLLHQLIELGLATFSSPIIATFIPYSIGGRRHHHHHNKHPSDGKIVNICEDFPPDFPPPDTNTTSTICVDRNGCCNFTTVQSAVDSVMNFSQKRTIIWINSGIYYEKVTVLKYKQNITFQGQGYTSTAIVWNDTAKSSNGTFYSGSVQVFSNNFIAKNISFMNVAPIPSPGDIGAQAVAFRISGDQAFFLGCGFFGAQDTLHDDRGRHYFKDCYIQGSIDFIFGNARSLYENCQLISMANPVAPGAKGINGAVTAHGRISKDENTGFAFVNCTLGGTGRIWLGRAWRPYSSVIFSYTSMTDIVAPEGWNDFNDPTRDQTVFYGEYNCLGAGANMTMRAPYVQKLNDTQASPFLNVSFIDGDQWLQSFINS, via the exons atgagtctcAGAAACATTTCTTTCACTCTCCTGGTTTCCCTTTTGGCAATTATGGCATCAGCTGTTTTTATCAGTCCAAACCTTTCTCTTTTGCACCAACTCATTGAACTTGGTTTGGCCACTTTTTCATCGCCTATTATTGCAACTTTCATTCCATATAGCATTGGAGGTCGCCGtcatcaccaccaccataaTAAACACCCTAGTGATGGAAAAATAGTCAACATTTGTGAAGATTTCCCTCCTGACTTCCCCCCTCCAGACACCAACACAACCTCAACCATTTGTGTCGATCGAAACGGATGCTGTAATTTCACGACAGTTCAATCAGCTGTTGATTCGGTCATGAATTTTAGTCAGAAAAGAACCATAATTTGGATCAATTCTGGCATTTACTA TGAGAAAGTCACCGTTCTAAAGTACAAACAGAACATTACATTCCAAGGACAGGGCTATACATCAACTGCAATTGTATGGAATGACACTGCAAAATCTTCTAATGGGACATTTTATAGCGGTTCTGTTCAAGTTTTCTCGAACAACTTCATTGCTAAGAACATAAGTTTCATG AATGTGGCTCCAATTCCAAGCCCCGGTGATATTGGAGCCCAAGCAGTGGCGTTTAGAATATCTGGAGACCAAGCTTTCTTTCTGGGCTGTGGATTCTTTGGAGCACAAGACACCCTTCATGATGATAGAGGTCGCCATTACTTTAAGGATTGTTATATCCAAGGctctattgatttcatcttTGGCAATGCAAGGTCACTCTATGAG AATTGCCAGTTGATTTCTATGGCTAACCCAGTAGCTCCAGGAGCAAAAGGCATAAATGGAGCAGTAACAGCACACGGTAGAATTTCCAAGGATGAAAACACAGGTTTTGCCTTTGTAAATTGCACCTTAGGAGGTACAGGAAGAATATGGCTAGGTAGAGCTTGGAGGCCATATTCCTCAGTCATTTTTTCATACACTAGCATGACTGATATCGTTGCGCCTGAGGGCTGGAATGACTTCAATGATCCCACCAGAGACCA GACTGTTTTCTATGGAGAATACAATTGTTTGGGTGCTGGAGCCAATATGACTATGAGGGCACCTTATGTTCAAAAACTTAATGATACACAAGCTTCTCCTTTCCTCAACGTGTCATTTATTGATGGAGATCAATGGTTACAATCatttattaattcttaa
- the LOC133676442 gene encoding anthocyanidin 3-O-glucosyltransferase 6-like, with the protein MKKAELVFIPAPGISHLMSTVEVAKLLLDRDERLSITFLIISLSYDSKTACYIDSLSATCNRIRFIKLPEDEPEPNTFLFSLIGTQKRHVKEEVSKLVIQSKLSPDSPTLAGFVLDFFCTSMIDVAIEFGVPSYIFLTTGAAYLGLQFYIQALHDEQRVDATQFKDSNAELVTPCLAYPLPAKALPSAVLNKEWLPAFLDQARRFRETKGIIVNTFEELESHAINSFSNGNTPPVYPVGPILNLNRDGDHDVESDKRKDIKQWLDDQPLSSVVYLCFGSMGSFGVDQVKEIACGLEQSGHRFLWSLRKPQPKGKMEIPSDYTNPQDVLPEGFLDRTAKIGKIIGWSPQIDILSHPSVGGFVSHCGWNSILESIWFGVPIAAWPLQAEQQLNAFQIIVEFGFGVEIKMDYRREFFYDDNENIISAGEIERGIRCLMELGKEKVERLKEMSAKSRKALMEGGSSYTWLGQLIHEMVDNIP; encoded by the coding sequence ATGAAGAAAGCTGAGCTAGTCTTCATACCAGCACCTGGTATAAGCCACCTTATGTCCACAGTAGAGGTAGCAAAGCTGCTTCTAGACCGTGATGAGAGGCTTTCAATCACCTTCCTCATCATAAGCCTAAGTTATGACTCAAAGACTGCTTGCTATATTGATTCATTGAGTGCAACCTGCAATCGTATCCGGTTCATTAAGTTGCCTGAAGATGAGCCTGAACCCAACacgtttctcttttctttgattGGAACCCAGAAACGCCATGTCAAAGAAGAAGTCTCTAAGCTTGTGATTCAGTCCAAGTTAAGCCCTGACTCGCCTACACTTGCTGGgtttgttcttgattttttttgtacatCAATGATAGACGTGGCCATTGAATTTGGTGTTCCCTCCTATATTTTCTTGACGACAGGTGCAGCTTATCTTGGCCTGCAGTTTTATATTCAGGCTCTTCATGATGAGCAGAGAGTTGACGCTACTCAGTTCAAGGACTCCAATGCTGAGTTGGTCACGCCTTGTTTGGCGTACCCGCTTCCTGCTAAGGCCCTGCCTTCTGCTGTACTCAACAAAGAGTGGCTGCCTGCTTTCCTTGATCAAGCAAGAAGGTTTAGGGAAACTAAGGGTATTATAGTAAACACATTTGAAGAGCTGGAATCTCATGCGATCAACTCGTTTTCTAATGGTAATACCCCTCCCGTGTATCCAGTGGGTCCCATTTTGAACCTTAATAGAGATGGCGATCATGATGTGGAGTCTGATAAACGCAAAGATATCAAGCAATGGCTTGATGATCAGCCCCTCTCCTCAGTAGTGTATCTATGCTTCGGGAGCATGGGGAGTTTCGGAGTGGATCAGGTGAAGGAAATTGCATGTGGGCTAGAGCAGAGTGGGCATCGATTCTTGTGGTCTCTACGTAAACCACAACCGAAGGGTAAGATGGAAATTCCGAGCGATTACACTAATCCTCAAGATGTCTTGCCCGAAGGGTTTTTGGATAGGACGGCTAagattggaaaaataattgGATGGAGCCCCCAGATCGATATTTTATCCCATCCATCTGTAGGAGGGTTCGTGTCACACTGTGGATGGAACTCTATATTGGAAAGCATATGGTTTGGCGTTCCAATTGCCGCGTGGCCATTACAGGCAGAGCAACAACttaatgcttttcaaataattgtgGAGTTCGGGTTCGGAGTGGAGATTAAAATGGATTATAGAAGAGAATTTTTCTATGATgataatgaaaatattattagtgCTGGGGAAATAGAGAGAGGAATAAGGTGTTTGATGGAGCTTGGCAAGGAGAAGGTGGAGAGGTTGAAGGAAATGAGTGCAAAGAGTAGGAAGGCTTTGATGGAAGGTGGATCTTCATACACTTGGCTAGGGCAATTGATTCATGAAATGGTGGACAACATTCCATGA